The DNA window TCGCTTCTATGTCTCAGGCCAGAATCTCCTTACATGGGACAACATGGAGTTTGAGGGTCTTGACCCTGAGGTCACACAAATATATACTAAAGTTTATCGCTCGTTTAATTTCGGCCTTAACATTAACTTCTAATTCAGACCTACACCAATGAAACACTATATCAGAACCTTCTTGCCGTTCGCCGCACTGGCTGTTGCACTGGCTTCATGTACCGAAATCAATGACTATCCGGACGGTTCTATAAAGTTCGAAGACATATTCCAAAGTGAGATTCAGACTGCCGGCTGGCTAAACAACTGCTATCTGCCAATGACCAGCGCTTCGTTTGGTTCTGCCTATGGAGCAAACAGGTCTTTCCTTGATGCTGCGACAGACAACGCACACGATGTCGATGATGTTGAGGGCGGTCCGATTTCCCAGTGGAACAACGGTCTTGCCACGATTTCGAATAATCCTCTAACTGCACTCGACAAGTGGGAAAAGTATTACGAAGGAATTGCCAACTGTAATATACTTATCCACAACATCGACAATGCCTATATCCTTGAAGAAGGTAACCGTCTCCGCTACCGGGCCGAAGCTTTTGGTTTGAGAGCCTACTATTATCTTCAGCTTGCCAAGATTTATGGAGGAGTGCCTTTGATTCTCGATCAGAAAGATGATTCCGAATATGACTACTCAAAGGTGCGGCCTGCAAGTTTCTCTGATGTCGTACGTCAGATTATTTCCGATTGCCGTGAAGTGCTTGCTTGCGATTACGTTGACTGGAGATCCGGTTCTTCCGACAGTGACCTGATGCGTATCAACAAGGCTATTGCCAGCGCTATAATGTCGGAAGCCGCTCTCTATGCGGCGTCTCCTCTCAACAACGACGGTTCGATTTCATGGGCGGATGCTTCCGAAATCTGCAAGACATCTCTTGATGACTGTGTTAGAAACGGCTATGCGCTTTTCACTACCGCTCCATCGACATCTAACAATGAGAACCTTATATCAAATTGTGCGTATGACCTTCTTTTCCAGAGAAAGCCTGATGTCAACGGTACGAATGATAAGGAAACAATACTTGGCATATCGCAGTGCAATGTATGGCAATATAACACAGCTCCTATCCTCTCAGGGCATATTCGTGCCGGATCTTGTCCGTCTCAGGAGCTGATTGATTCTTACGAAACAATTGACGGTAAACTACCCATCCTCGGCTATTCTGATACCGATCATTTACAGCCAATCATCAATCCGGAAGCGACTCTCTACGATGAGGCCGATCCCTACGCCAACCGTGATCCCAGACTAAAGTCCACTGTATACTACAATGGAGCTCATGTACATCTTCTTGATAACCGTCCTCAGCCTACCATTTATACAGGGGAAGGCTCGAAATACAATGCCTCGATGACAAATATCCTATATACTCGGACAGGATATTATCTACATAAATATTTCAATATCACATCATCGCGCACAGCCCAGATGGACGGTTACTACCGCGTCTATCGTCTTGCAGAGCTTTATCTCAACTATGCTGAGGCTGCCAACGAAGCATCTCTTGCCGAGACAGCTCCAAATGAGGCAGTTGATGCAGTCAATACCGTCCGTGTGCGTGTCGGAATGCCGCGTCTTGCCTACGGTATGACCAAGGATGAATTCCGTACTCGTGTGCGCAATGAGCGTCGCGTAGAGTTGGCTTTTGAGGATCATCGGTTCTTTGATGTCCGTCGTTGGATGCTTCTTGCTGAGACCGGTACTGTCACAGGTATGCGTCCTGTAGGCGAGACCATCACAAAACTGGCATTCAACTCAAACAATGATCTTGATTTCGACCGCGATGAGAATGGCAACTTTATTCCTGACCCTGAAAACGGAATAGAATACCGTACATGTACAGGCTATCAGCGTTACGTTGTGAATCATCGCACAGCCACTACTGAAAAATTTCTCCGTTGTCCAGTTCCCGGCAAGGAAGCGACTGCACTCCAGTCTGCAACCGGCCAAAAATTCCAGAATCCCGGGTGGTAAAAAATACTTTCCTGTGATGAATTGATCTATTTTTGATAGATGTCAAGCAGAAACAGCCTTATGCGATAGATAGGCGCTTCCCTACAGCCATTATTTTACAGAAAAGCTGTTTTGAGAACTTCTGTCAGAAAGCCTCCAGACCTTAACATCCAAATTAAATTTCTACAAAATCATCATTAACCTTAAAACCAAATCTTATGAAGCTAAAATCTTTACTATCGTTAGCTTGCTTAGCAGCTACGCTTCAGGCATCAGCCGTCTATCCAATCTATTTCCGTGATTCAGGTAATATTGTCGACAACAAAATCGTTCCGGAAAACGGAGGTCACATGGAGTATCCCATTGATGAGAACGGTCAGCCTATTTTTGATGAGGACGGAGCAATCACTGTGACAACCAATGCTTATGCAGATGGCGGTGTATGGCTTCGTACACAGAAACTCACATCTCCGTGCCCGATGGAGTATACTATTCTCGCTTTTGAGTATAAGACAAACCGTCAGATCAACAACCTTGTTGTTTTCCAGCACGAGTACAATAACATCTATATCGATCAGGCTCATGGTCCGTTACTTCTCGTTTCTGACGAGTATCAGACAGTCTATATGCCTATCGCCCGCAATGCACAGTGGGGTAGCGAAAGTGACTATGCCAAGAACTACTTCTGGATTTCTACCAACGATGCCAACAAGTCGGAAGGTTGGGCGCTCACAGTAAAAAATATTCGTCTTCTTACGATTGATGAGGCTACCGCCGAATGCAAGAATCAGGGAGCCGCAGGCGATGTCCTTGATGCGTTCACACTTCCCAATACTGATTTCTCCAAAGACTTTGACCCGGAGATGGACGGTGGAAGTGATATCTATGTACGTTCGGGCGGTAACCCCGTTCTTCAGTCCTCAAATCTGGTAAAACCACTGCCGGAAGGTTGCACCACATTCTGTTTTGACTATAAGCTGACAGGTAATTCTTTCGCTCCGAAAGTATATCTCCACAAGAAACCGGATTATTCGGAAATGACACCGGTGCCTACGTCAGAGATGCTCGAAGGTACGCCTGAGGACGAAATCTATGAAGCAGAATGGAAGACTATAAAATTTGACCTTTCGAAAGAGATTGATCAAATTGGTTTCGGTTCGGTGTTCGGAAGCAATCATTTCCTTTGGGTACAGTGCATCGATCTTCCTGAATCTTCGATGCTTTGGATTAAGAATGTCCGCTGGATTAATGCGACTCAGTCAGCTATCGAAGATGTTACAATCGAAGCTGAACGTCCTGCCGACAACCGTATCTTCAACATTATGGGCGTAGAATGCAAAGCTCCTCTTGCTCCGGGTATCTATATCCAGAATGGCAAGAAGTTTATTGTAAAATAAGTCCGTATATGAGGCTGTCGATTGAATAATAAGCCAAATCAAATCTTATCGGGTGGAAGAACAATAAGATCCCATTTTGTTTTAGGTTCTTCTACCCGATATTTTTTAAAATTCTACCTCCTAACAAACAGACCCCATGAAAATCAGATTGTTTTTAATGACCTTAGTCATTTCTTTGTCATTTGTTTCAATGGCACAGGGTTATCCTATGAAGATTTCTGAGATTCCGCTTACGTCCGGATTTTCGTCAGATTATGATCCAGAGACGGATACATGGACTCTTACATGCGAGACAAATGACGGTGGCGCTTATCTTCCTGTTATACGTCTTAATACTATCACAGAGCAAGTGCCTGACCAATATACATCACTGTGTTTCGATTATCGTTCGACCGACGATATTAATACGATTGATATGGTCATGTATAAAGTTTTCTTAGGTTCTGCTACGAGAACATACGAATTTGATCGGACAATGAAAGCTACGGATGAGTGGAAGACTTTCCGTGTTGATCTTGCTGCGCAGCGTACGGCAACCACTGTCCGTTTCCTTAATAAAGCAGGTCAATATCAGGATATACGTTTCCTTGGTCTTCCGGTAGGAGGCGCTATTCAGATTCGGAATATCCGATATGATGTAAATGAATTTCCCTTCAAAGATTTAAGTATCAGCTATGAGGGTGAGAGTCTCATTGAAGCCGAGGATTTCAATGGGGCAGCTGATACTAAGGCCGGTCATTCGTCTCGTCATAACCAGTTGCCGGAACTTAACACTTTCTATACACATCCGACAGGAAAATATTTCCCTATCTACGCTTGGGGTTCTGTCGATTTTGAAGGTGGAAAAGGAGATGAAGCTCCGGCTTTCCTCCAAAAGCAATATCAGGAGCTTTGGGATTGTGGTTTTACGATTACTCAGGGAACTGCATGGCCCGGTGTCGACAAGGCTTTCCTTTTCGACGGTCAAGAAATCAACGGCGTAAAAATTAATCTCCGTGAGGGCACAGAGCTAAGTATGATATGTAAGGCCGGTTTAAGCAACTATAGTGAAATACAATCGACTGTCAGCTCGGTCAAGAGTTCCGACCGGCTTGGCGGATGGTTCATAATGGATGAGCCTCATCGCAAGCATTTCCCACAGATGACGCAGAAAGTCAACTGGATACGTGAGTTTGATACCGAACATATCCTGTATGGAAATCTCTTGAATATCAGTACAGATATGTCTGCAATCGGTTTCACTAGTTACGATGAGTATGTCCACACCTTTATGCGTGAGGTCGGGACAGGATTTATTAGCTACGATTACTATCCGGTCCGTCAGTATGATGATACTAAAGAGATCTATATCGAACCCGATTTCTTTAATAATCTTGAGATTGTTTCGAAGCTTGCAAAGTATTACCATACATCTTTCTGGGCTTTTGCCCATTCTGTCGCATCCAACTGTGGAAAAGCAGGTGTGTCATATCCTACACCTGAAGAGAACCACATGCGTGTCCAGATTTTCGGTAATCTTGCCTATGGCGCTCAGGGTGTGCAGTATTTTACTTATAAGTGCCCTAATCCATATGATGGCTATACATATTACGACGCTCCGATTGATGTCAACAACGAGAAGACACCTGTATGGTACATGGTTCAGAATATCAATCGTGATATCCATGCTCTCACTTGGGTATTTCTTGGTGCAGAATTCCTAAGGGCAGGCCATACTAACGCCGAAACACCTGTCGGGTGTACACGTCTGACTAAGGATATGCTTCCGGACGGTATTAATTCTGTGACTTCTGACGGACAGGGCGTATGTGTCTCGCTGCTTAAAAATGGGAAGAACCTTTTCATGATGGTGCTCAACGGAGACATCCACAACGCTCAGAAAGTCACTGTCGAAAAAGAAATAGCTGTCAAGCGCGTCCTTATGGATGGCACTACCGAGGCTGAGGCTGCCGGTTCGAAGGAATATGAGCTTACGCCCGGACATTTCGTACTCTATCTCGTCAGCGAGGATGAGCCCGAGACCGAAGTGGCCGATGTCCCCTTCTACGAAACTTCTGATTACCGCGACGATGCTGATGATGTGTTCATCACTCCTGACCAGAATGCCTCTGGCGGTCACTACATATCTGCAATGGGCGATCCGCGTTGGAACGGTTACTCGGTAATTCTGCCAACTAACGGAGACCGTACTATCTCACGCGAGGAAGCAATCTCCAACTGGGTGCTGTGTTTAACTATACGATTACAGTCCCGGTTGATATGGATGTAGATATTTCAGTGAAGCATGCCGTACCTTGGAGTGAATACGGACGTGTTGCGTCCATAGGTGTGGAACCCGGATATCAGTATGCCATTGACGGGAATCCGGCTCTTAATTGGCCTAAGCAATATGCGGCATCGATGACCCTTGCAATTGACGGCAACGAGCTTACTCCTTTCAATCAGCCTTTGCGACCGTCAGTCCCAGCCGTTTTCAGTGAGGATGGAGCAGAGTTTGATGCAATCCTTGGAGATAAAGACCGTTGGATTCCGACTAAAGAAGCAGATGGCTCTGTGTCGAATGTGCTTTACTTCTGGCCTGAATCAGGTAGTGATGACGGTCTTACATCAGTCTACAACGAAACTCCTGACTATCGCGATGTGAAACTGAAGGCCGGAACATATAAGCTGACCGTTACTTCGCTTTGCTATCCTTGGCATTTCGATAATCTGCGGATCACTCCGGCCGGTGTTCAGAGTGGCATTGACATAATAGAGACTGACGGGCGTGCTGTTGATAACCGCATTTTCAATCTCTTGGGCATCGAATGCCGTGGACCTCTTGCTCCGGGTATCTATATCCGTAACGGTAAGAAATTCATAGTGAAATAAACGGTTGAAAAATCCGGGCTCTTTTATAGGCAGAAGGGCATAATGCGCTATTCAAAGCCTTTATGCTCCTCTGTCGTTTTTACAGTTTGGAAACAGTTACTTTTGAATATAGAATAGTTATGAGAATTAATAAATGTCTGTTTAGTGTCGTTGTCGGATTCTTGTTCATGTTTCCGCCATCTCTCAGGTCTGAGAATGTGACTATTGACGACAAATCCTATCAGATGGATCGTTTGATTGAGCGGCGCATTGGCCCGGGGACAACTTATCTGCGTCTTCGTTTGCCTGAGATTCCTCTCAACGTTAATATGGTTATTGCTGATATGACGAATGAGTATGTCCGTGTTGAAAACTCTGTGGCCAATGAAAGCGCCAAAGGAACTGAAAAGATTGTCTCGGCTGCCATGCGCTTGTCAGAATCCGAACATAGGGTGATTGCCGGGCAGAATGCCAACTTCTGGGCTGTAAGTTCGCAGAGTCCTGACGGTAAGCTGTTTTCATCGCAGACACGTAATGTCTCCATACGAAATGGCAAGATGGTTACCGAATGCAATATGGCTTCAGAGATGGCCTTTGGCGGTCCGCTTCAGGTGACAGGACTGATGGGCATATCGCCTGATAAGGAAATATATATAGACTATTGTCAACCTTCCATGGTGATACGTGTCAATGACGGGATTGCTCTGTATAACGTTAGCCAGTGCAATAAGGGTGTGCATCCGGATGAAATCGGGATTTATAATAGTTTTTATGGCTCAGACACGAAATTTAGCCCAATTTCGTCGGAGCTTGATGCAAATGGCTTCTATCGGTTGGCTGAAGGTGGAGATGCGACAGAAGTAATTCTGGATATTGCTGACGGTGAGGAGTGGATGGGGGGCCGCTTCATAGACTTTATCGTCAAGGAAATCCGTACTGATGCAGGATTCGGGACACTTGGCAATCATGATCTTGCCATAGTCGGACGTGGAAATGGACGGACAAAGCTTGCCAATGTCAAGGTGGGCGATAGGGTGGCACTTAAATACACCTTTCGTTTTTCTCCATCTTCCTCGTCGGTCTATCCACTTGTGGAGACAGCTATCGGCGGCAATCTGCTTATGATGCGTGATGGAGAGGTTCTCTCTCGGTGCAATGCGGCTGATTATGATAGCATGACCTATCCCCGTTCGCTATACGGTACGTCGGACGATCACAAGACTCTTTATATGATGGTTATTGACAAATCGACTGATCCTGTCTACGGTAAATCGGCAGGCCTAAGCACGGCTAAGGCTGCGCAGATTGCACGTCATTTCGGATGTGCCTACATGATGCAGTGCGACGGTGGAGGTTCGGCTGAAATGTATGTTACAGACAGAATTGTCAATAAGACAACAGAGAATACGCCTCGTGCAGTTGCCAATTGCCTCATGGTCTTTGACGATTCTCCGGCTGATTCTGAAATATCAAGAATAGAAATAGATTATCCTGAAGAGATTGTCTCGCTTCCCCTTGGAGCTACATTCGAGCCTCGGATTCTTGCCTATAACCGTTACGATTCGTTACTTGACACAATACCTGATTATACTCTTGTATGTTCTGACGGCGTTGGTGTTGTCGATGGCTGT is part of the Duncaniella dubosii genome and encodes:
- a CDS encoding phosphodiester glycosidase family protein, which produces MRINKCLFSVVVGFLFMFPPSLRSENVTIDDKSYQMDRLIERRIGPGTTYLRLRLPEIPLNVNMVIADMTNEYVRVENSVANESAKGTEKIVSAAMRLSESEHRVIAGQNANFWAVSSQSPDGKLFSSQTRNVSIRNGKMVTECNMASEMAFGGPLQVTGLMGISPDKEIYIDYCQPSMVIRVNDGIALYNVSQCNKGVHPDEIGIYNSFYGSDTKFSPISSELDANGFYRLAEGGDATEVILDIADGEEWMGGRFIDFIVKEIRTDAGFGTLGNHDLAIVGRGNGRTKLANVKVGDRVALKYTFRFSPSSSSVYPLVETAIGGNLLMMRDGEVLSRCNAADYDSMTYPRSLYGTSDDHKTLYMMVIDKSTDPVYGKSAGLSTAKAAQIARHFGCAYMMQCDGGGSAEMYVTDRIVNKTTENTPRAVANCLMVFDDSPADSEISRIEIDYPEEIVSLPLGATFEPRILAYNRYDSLLDTIPDYTLVCSDGVGVVDGCGFIASDTPAFGTLTVVCGEKSVTRQISVGGALSSIGSIASDNTDSVLKLTPRMVLPGRNVGLKCPFMSAVEIYNISGQLLSRHSVPDLDSFTIAAPQNPGLYIVTAVTGRGRFSQCLVVG
- a CDS encoding RagB/SusD family nutrient uptake outer membrane protein, producing MKHYIRTFLPFAALAVALASCTEINDYPDGSIKFEDIFQSEIQTAGWLNNCYLPMTSASFGSAYGANRSFLDAATDNAHDVDDVEGGPISQWNNGLATISNNPLTALDKWEKYYEGIANCNILIHNIDNAYILEEGNRLRYRAEAFGLRAYYYLQLAKIYGGVPLILDQKDDSEYDYSKVRPASFSDVVRQIISDCREVLACDYVDWRSGSSDSDLMRINKAIASAIMSEAALYAASPLNNDGSISWADASEICKTSLDDCVRNGYALFTTAPSTSNNENLISNCAYDLLFQRKPDVNGTNDKETILGISQCNVWQYNTAPILSGHIRAGSCPSQELIDSYETIDGKLPILGYSDTDHLQPIINPEATLYDEADPYANRDPRLKSTVYYNGAHVHLLDNRPQPTIYTGEGSKYNASMTNILYTRTGYYLHKYFNITSSRTAQMDGYYRVYRLAELYLNYAEAANEASLAETAPNEAVDAVNTVRVRVGMPRLAYGMTKDEFRTRVRNERRVELAFEDHRFFDVRRWMLLAETGTVTGMRPVGETITKLAFNSNNDLDFDRDENGNFIPDPENGIEYRTCTGYQRYVVNHRTATTEKFLRCPVPGKEATALQSATGQKFQNPGW